tctccccgtaacccctgacacccgcactaatcaacaatctatctatctctgccttgacaatatgcactgacttggcctccagagccgtctgtggcaatgagttgcacCTCGTGTTGCATTTGTGTACGGTTGGTGTGTGAAGGATACGGCGATGTCCATGGCAGCCCCGCCCAGGTAGATGAGCAGCCAGGGCAGAGCCCGCAGGATGAACTCTGCCCTTTTATCCTGACTGAGAATGGCCACTGCATAGAACACGCTGGCCAGGATCGTGAAGACCAGAGAAGTCTTCTGACTGCACTCAGTAATCTTCCCCCTGGACTGATAGACagtggggagagaaagatcaTTTCAAACATTAATATCATTAAAAAAGACAGTTGAAATGCAATAAATGGGAAATGCTGGAGGTCAGAATTGGAACTGTAGACAGTTTTCCACATTACAGTGATCAATATCAACAGagaccccctggccacactctcactgacccacaccaccctggccacactctcactgacccacaccaccctggccacactctcactgacccacaccaccctggccacactctcactgacccacaccaccctggccacactctcactgacccacaccaccctggccacactctcactgacccacaccaccctggccacactctcatctcgctgctaccatgaggaagaaggtacaggagcctgaaaaccgtgagctccaggttcagggacagcttcttcccagcaaccatcaacctgcacgtctttggagcgtgggaggaaaccgaagatctcggagaaaacccacgcaggtcacggggtgaacgtacaaactctgtacagacggtgcccgtagtcgggatggaacccgggtctctggcgctgcgaggcagcaactctaccgctgcgccaccgtgaccaccctggtCTACTTGAAGACAAGTCACAGAAAAAGACATAGCCTCAAGATCAAGAATAAAAGATCAAAAGATGGTAATACAGGGCACTTTATTTAGTAATGCCACCGGTCTGGAGGAGTGTTGGCGGTAGACCAGTCCATCCCACCACTGCTTCACTCACCACCTTTATCACGAGAGGTATCTTTGATGTCCAGCCAATTAAAATCGCAGTCACGCCCAGTGCATATCCAATGACCTCTGTGCCATCCTAGAaataaatcagtttagtttagatgtacagcgcggaaacagccccatcagcccactgagtccatgccaaccagcgatcaccccgtacactagtttagtttagagatgcagcgcggaaacaggcccttcggcccactgagtccatgccaaccagcaatccgcgTACattagttttctcccacatacactagggacaatttacagaagccaattaaccgacaaacccgcaagtgagtctgtggaattctctgccacagaaggtagttgaggccagttcattggctatatttaagagggagttagatgtggccctttttgctaaagggatcagggggtatggagagaaggcaggtacaggctactgagctggatgatcagccatgatcatattgaatggcggtgcaggctcgaagggccgaatggcctactcctgcacctattttctatgtttctatgtaagtctttggaatgtgggtggaaaccagagcacccggagaaaacccatgaggccacatggagaacgtgcaaactccgtacagacagcacccgaggtcaggatggaacccgggtcagcaatgccgagaggcagcagctctacccgctgcaccaccgtgctgcctgttaAGTAAATAAAAAGATTAATGGAAGAGGCACCttaggggcaagtttttcactcCAAGGGCAGTCCGTATCAGAGGAAGTTATAGGAGAGTAGACAAACGATATATGgccaggaagggtttagagagctgtgggccaaatgcaggctaatgGAACTAGCTCAGTATGCCAACGTGGTGGGCAGGtatgaggtgggccgaagggcctgtataggTGCTGTACACCTCGGTGACCCTACAGCACCCGTCCACCTGCACTAACCCATCCCTGCACAGATCGCCAACCACGCTGTCTCAGCACGCAAGTGGCTGCAGAACGGTCCCATCCATTACAACCATctgccatgttctccacagaggctgcctgacctgatgagttcctccaccactttgaaaTTGACCCTGCCCACACTTTGTTTGAACCAAACACAAAGTTGTTGTTGATAAGATGTGGACGACTTGATATTCTAAGCACCCGTGTGAAGTATTGTGGATCACTCACTACCAGACCTGTCCCCTGTACAATATTTAGGCTCGATCACTGTACAGCTTCACACTCAggcagaagcagcagcagcagcagcagcatcttgTTGAGACGTCCATTGCCTTCGTTGTCACGTGCCAGGCCGGGCCAGGGGCAGGTTTCACCTCTGGTCGGGCGAGCCCGTGGGCACCGCGCACTACTGCCGCCTTACCTGAGGTAACGAGGAGAGTAACCTCCTCCCTGGGCCATGAACATCCACCAGACCAACGGGAGATGGCCACAGGTAGCAGCCTGTGCCCACAACAAAGGGCAGGCAGGCCAGGAGCAGGGTGGTCCctgtctccctcctcctcctcctgcgtctCGATCGCCCTGAGTGTGAAAACAGGATGAGAGAGATGAGAATCTCCCCTTGCCGTTGTAGTCCCAGCACGGGGCACAACACACCAGTGCTAgcgacacacagggggggggggcacacacaggggggggggggcacacacaGGGTGGGGCGgcgacacacaggggggggggggcggcgacacacagggggggggcgGCGACACACGGGGGGGGGCGACACACGGGGGGGGGCGACACACGGGGGGGGgcgacacacaggggggggggcacacacaggggggggcggcgacacacaggggggggggcgacacacagggggggggtgacacacaggggggggggcgacacacaggggggggggggcgacacacaggggggggcgacacacaggggggggggcgacacacaggggggggggcgacacacagggggggggcacacacaggggggggcacacacaggggggggcacaCACAGGGGGGGCAGACACAGGGGgggcacacacaggggggggcacacacaggggggggcacacacaggggggggcacaCATAGGGGGGGCACACAAGGGtgccacacacaggggggggggcgaCACACAGGGGGGgcgacacacacaggggggggcgaCACACGGGTGGGGGCACACAAGGGtgccacacacaggggggggcacaCAAGGGTGCCACACACAGGGGGGgcgacacacagggggggggcgacacacagggggggggggcaacacaCGGGGGGGGGCGACACCGGGGGAGGGGGcgacacacaggggggggcacacacagggggggggcacACAAGGGGgggcacacacaggggggggcacacacggggggggcacacacaggggggggcacaCAAGGGtgccacacacagggggggggacacacaagggggggcacacacaggggggggcacaCAAGGGTGCCACACACAGGGGGGGCACACAGGGGGGGGCACACAAGGGGGGGCACACACGGGGGGGGCACACACGGGGGgggcacacacaggggggggggcacACAAGGGtgccacacacaggggggggggacacacaggGGGGACACACACAAGGGGGGGCACACACAGGGGGGGCACACACAGGGGGGGCACACAAGGGtgccacacacaggggggggggacacacagggggggacgacacacacaggggggggcgacacacagggggggggcacACAAGGGtgccacacacaggggggggcgaCACCGGGGGGGGGCACACAAGGGtgccacacacaggggggggcacaCAAGGGTGCCACACACAGGGGGGGCGACACCGGGGGGGGGGCACACAAGGGtgccacacacaggggggggcacaCAAGGGtgccacacacaggggggggcacaCAAGGGtgccacacacaggggggggggcgaCACAGGGGGGGGGCACACACGGGGGGGGGGCGACACAGGGGGGGGTGgcgacacacaggggggggggggcgacacCGGGGGAGGGGGCGACACCGGGGGAGGGGGCGACACCGGGGGGGGGGtcgacacaggggggggggtcgACACACAAGGGGGGGCACACAGGGGGGGGCGACAcccggggggacacacacacacggaggggGGGACACACGGGGGGGGGGCGACACACAGGGGGAGCGACACACGGAGGGGGGgcacacacgggggggggggggcgacacacagggggggggggtcgtgaCACACAGCTTATCGATATCCCGCTGTATacgttgacagccttcctcacagtccgtgaccccagcaatcttggtgtcatctgcaaactccttAACCAACCCACCTCTGTTCACATCCACATCACATATATGTATCACATCCAGCGAGGTGCCAGCGCAGATCCCTGCAGATCCACAGGTCACGGAcccccagcctgaatattgtccttccaccacaaccctgtgTCTTCTATCAGTACGATCAGTATCAGTTCTGAATCCACTGTTAATCCCaatcatcttaatcttctggaacaGCCGACCCTCGGGGGCTTTATCAAATGACCTGATTAAagtcctcatagaaacataggaacatagaaaataggtgcaggaggaggccatttgaccctttgagccagcaccgccattcattgtgatcatccacaatcagtaacccgtgcctgacttctccccatatcccttgattccgctagcccctagagctctatctaactctcttttaaattcatccagtgaatcggcctccgctgccctctgtggcagagaattccagcggCCCACCCTCACCGAtcacctccacaccccccccccccaaaatactCAGTCCAGTGAGACACAACCTGCCTTTCACGCTGACTGACTCCAATGAAAAGAAGTGAATCCTATCCCGGGGAATGTTCAATATCCTCCCCACTGCTGGCGTGAGGTTCACCAGCCTACAAGCCCCTGGGTTCTCTCCCCTTCCCAAACAAACCAGACACAGGTGGCCTCTCAACAGATCCacggcacacagtgctggaggctaGTCACTCACAAAGGTGGGGACAATGGACGGTACTTTCAGCAAGACGTTGTTCCTACCTGATCTTGATCTTGAGCCACAGTCGGGAAACAGAATCAACACAAAATGGAGAACATCCATGGCCGCCATGTAAGCTGCTGTAAAAACCTGCAAACAGATCAAGACAGAAAGCATCAGTCTTCTCCAAGAGGTGTTCTTTCCTGTCGCCGGTACTGTGCCCTGCTTGGACAGCGCCAGGGTCCAGGCGCCCATGTTTGCTGACTGCCAGGGTCCCGGGGAACTGAATGTTGGCCAGGCTCAAGGAAGTTCCCTCGATGATGTCGGCTGctctcccgaggcagcgtgaagtgtagatggagtgggtaGTGgagaggctggtctgtgtgatggactgagctacatccacaactctctgcaatgtcttatggtgttgggcagagctgttgccaaaccaagctgtgatgcatcctgatagatgCTTTCTACGGTAGAACTATTGAGGTTGGGCAAGTCAGTGGAGACGTGCCTCTCTGCCCTGACTccaccccctaacatcagtctgaagaagggtctcgacctgaaatgtagcccattccttctctccagagatgctgcctgacccgttgagttactccagcactctgtgaaacgtcacctatccatgttccccacagatgctgcctgacccgctgagttactccagcactctgtgtctgctgCCGAACCTCTTTGGTCTTGTGAGCAAGTGCAGGCATGGGCGTGTTTTCTTCGCTCTGGGTTCAGTGTCGTTAGTTCAGGACTAACTGTTGGTAATATTCGGGCCTGGGATGTTAAAAGGTGTTGACCATCTCCACCTCAACACCATTAATGACAGGGGCACCCGGGCtgtcttccacttcatctgggggtcggcgatggaccgggtgagatgagccacaatgcacaagtcggcagacaacgggggtaaaagcgtgcccaacgtcgccctcatcctgatggccacctttgtgtgtggctgcatcaggcggagcatagagccaaggcacgtgggcaccaagtgccactacctgctgaggttctacctgtccccggtgttgcgaaggatgggcctggcgcagatgccacgcaatgtgccagtcagctggacattgccgaaccatctgtcgttcgtggaaaggttcttccggaccaacacctttgaccacaagtccatcgggcagtggtcagcacggaacgtcctgcaggcactgcaggggaatgactccatggatcctgtggcgtggttcccagagcagactgcccagcttgtctggcaaaatacctcatcgccagaactcaccaacaagcaccaagacctggcttggctggcggtgaggggagccctctcagtcagatccttcctgcaccgccggaacctcactaccggcgcacgctgcctccgggacggctgctacggagaggagacggtggcccacctcttcacagagtgtggatttgcaaagagagtctggagaggtctgcaggggtccctgtcacgattcattccgagcagctccatcacagaggactctgtgatctacggactgttcccagggacgcattcggagactgacatcgagtgctgctggaaggtcatcaacatcTTTCAccggaaagacgctctttggtctgcccgagccttgttggcctcccagcgggcggagcgagctgtccgtcaaggaatgttgccgactggcccgctgcagactgcaggagtacgtgctgagggacgcactgaagcttggtgcagccaatgccaaggccctgtgggggaggaccacagtctagggtccttccgctgctggacatggggggcagggtgtggtggagagagacacctctccaaataagggatactgagttaatgtctgtaaatgtaagtaaatgtctaagtgaatgcctgtatcaaatgtgtaacctccggaaatgtcggatgggcttgttaaaaaagatggtttgtaaatgatttattacttgaataaagtattttttgatataaaaaaaaaaaaaaagaatgacagGGGCATGCACGCCACTTGTTTCTGAAGTCAGTAACTAGCTCatcggttcataagtgataggagtagaattaggccatttggcccatcaagtctactctgcttttccatcgtggctgatctatctctccctcctaaacccattctcctgccttctccccagacaccagtactaatcaagaatctatctatctagtttagtttagagatacagcacggaaacaggccatttcggcccactgggtccgcgccgaccagcgatccccgcacattaacactatcctacacccactagggacaatttttacatttgccaagccaattaacccacaaacctgtacatctttggagtgtgggaggaaaccgaagatctcagagaaaacccacgcaggtcacggggagaacgtacagactccgtacagacggcgcccgtagtcgggatggaacccgggtctccggcgctgcactcactgtaaggcagcaactctaccgctgcgccaccgtgccgaccaatctctgctttaaaaatatccactgacttctgcagcaaagaattccacagattcaccaccctctcactaaagaaatttctcctcatctccttcctaaaagaaggtcctttaattctcctTCATCTTGCCAGTGCAGGGCGAGATTGTGCTGGCACCATGTTGCCAAGCTCTCTGTCTCTTCCTGTATGCGGTCTTGTCATTGTTTGACTTCCAGCTCACCACTTCTACTTGGTAATTACATTTTCTTAACATATACACCCAATCTTTCACATAAACCAGTTATCAGTACATCTGTGTCCAAAACAGTTAACAGAACAAATCCAAGATCTGGGAACTGACTGAAGAGAAAATGACTGTTCCTGAAACACAgcaattgagagtgatcagccatgatcgcattgaatggcggtgctggctcgaagggctgaatggcctactcctgcacctattgtctattgtctattacagcaATTCAGTCGTCGTGATCCGCAGCAACTCCACATGGGAGAGGAATTGTCTGAACTTTCAATGTGGCCTGGCTGCTCTTTGCCAAAACAAGACATCAATCAGAACGAGTTGTCGTAAGCTGAAGGAAAACAAAGAGAGTGGAAAAACTAGAAACAGAAACTAGAAAGCTTCTTGGAGAAACCGGAGAGAGATCTTGTGGAAAACTGCTGCTCGGATCAAGGGAGAGGAAAGCAAGTGGAGTAAAATGAGTTTTAATAAATTATACTCACTCACCTGGATACCCAGCTGATTTGCCAGAAGTGCCCCAAGCATGTTGCACACATTGCCCAGAAACGCATAGATGACACAAGACAGGGGCTCGTGCTTCCAAAGACTCCGTTTGCAACGGAAATAGATCACCCTGGAACAGACAAGATGTTGACTGCAGAAActgcagggacaggcagcaaagaCACACCTGGTTGATCATCACTGCTGTGTGAAGGTGCAGCCGCAACACAGGTACCATTCACCTGGCCATTACCTGCAGCTTtagggtgagtggggcaaagtttatagaTACACAGggcaacttatatatatatatataaaatatatatattataaatatgaataaataataataatataaaaatataaataaatattatatataacatatataaacatagcacaaaaagtaaggaaatttgtgtttggtagattatttctttgttgtaacaatgcttcttggcaataaatcttataccgttggaaagcctgtttatttcccttttaaatggtgccacatttgtaaggaacatgcatttgtgggatgagcagcagagctgagtatatgggttgcgcccatgaaaaatttgccaaatcttctctgccaatgccaaacagcttattctgccattgactcttgttcggtgttgtttggtggattggatgattgaagtctgaagaaacaagacatattggcaatttaagaatttattcatttaataaacaggagccacagtagcgtgtggaagaaccatacacagccacaacagcctggcacctcctcctcatgctggtcaccagcctggtcacacactgttgtgggatggcatcccattcttgtcagcacctggggtaccagaagctcaaaacaagagtcaatagcaacagcagaataagctgtttggcattggcagagaagatttggcaaatttttcatgggcgcaacccacatactcagctctgctgctcatcccacaaatgcatgttccttacaaatgtggcaccatttaaaagggaaataaacaggctttccaacggtataagatttattgccaagaagcattgttacaacaaagaaataatctaccaaacacaaatttccttactttttgtgctatgtttatataaaggatagtagaattaggccattcggcccatcaagtctactccgccattgaatcatggctgatctatctctccctcctaaccccattctcctgccttctccccataacctctggcaccccgtactaatcaagaacctatctatctatctgagtggtgggggcctggaacacgctgccaggggtggtggtggaggcaaatacgatagtggcgtttaagaggcttttagatgggcgcacggatctgcagggaatggagggaattgGATCACGTGCCggagggagattagtttaacttggcatccagttgggcatggatattgtgggccgaagggcctgtaactgtgctgtactgttccgctCTACATTACAAATACGTCACAGTATTTGAGCCATTGCCAGTCACCAGGGAGGTCTCTGAGTTCACGCTTTATTCAGACTATCTGAAATTGCAATGAACCTCCAGCACGTTaattaacagtttagtttagagctacagcgcccgTCAgttcaccgggtccacgccgacccgcgacccccgcacactaacactaccctacacatactagggacaatttacatttataccaagccaattaacctacaaacctgcacgtctttggagtgtgagaggaaaccgaagatctcggagaaaacccacgcaggtcacggggagaacgtacaaactccgtacagacggcgcccgtagtcgggatcgaacccaatgttgtaaggcagaagctctaccgctgcgccaccagttcTAAGTGACAGGCAAATGGTTAGCGACACGTTTGTCCCAAGTAACAGTGAATACTGAATTATGCTACAAGGGAAATGGCACAGAAATCAACATGGGTGTGATCCACACAAGGCAAACAGTTTATTGTTTAAAGAGCTGTGGCCCATGATGTGAAACCACTTGGGGAGAGACACACATGGATAAACAGCTGCAACTTCATCACAAACTTTGTGGGGAATTTAAATGATGATCTTCGCGTCTACCACCACTGGGAACAAGAATCTGTGATCACCCCTGGCACccctgcagttgtgtagggccctggtaagaccacatctggagaattgtgtacagttttggtcccctaatttgaggaaggacatccttgtaattgaggcagtgcagcgtaggttcacgagattgatccctgggatggcaggacagtcatatgaggaaagatcgaaaagactaggcttgtattcactggagtttagaaggatgagaggggatcttatagagacataaaattataaaaggactggacaagctagatgcaggaaaaatgttcccaatgttgggcgagtccagaaccaggggccacagtcttagaataaaggggaggccatttaaaactgaggcgagaaggaactttttcacccagagagttgtgaatttgtggaattctctggcacagaagtcagtggaggccaaatcactggatggatttaaaagagagttagatagagctctatggactggtggaatcaagggatatggggagaaggcaggcacgggttactgattgtggatggtcagtcatgatcacaatgaatggtggtgctggctcgaagggccaaatggcctcctcctgcacctattgtctatgtttctaagtttctatgtaaaTCTGGAATCTGCTGCTGTACTTACCATGACCTTCTGTAAAAACATTGAACAAAATGACTGGACACCATGTTTGTGCAGTGTGCACATGTCATGTACAAGGCAGCTCTGTAATGAATTGTACATCGCCTTTCACATGGTGCACACAAAAAGCTAAGGACTTAGgggtttgttttgttttccaaCTATAGTTTTCTTTAATAtagtaaatgttttttaatgctGTTTATTGGGtgttgtgtttacaaacctgttgtgcggGTTGTTCACTGTTCAGTTTCGGTAACACATAGCGATGAAAGTTTAACCGTGACCTGCCCGGTCGCTCGCTGCTAATCCTCGCCCTTCACATCCTCAGTGTACATGATGTGGGTACCGCCaagcccccatccctccctcccccacccaccctggtTAAAGTACTTACGTGATGTGCGCGGTGACCCAGAGCAGTTGTGACACAGCCCAGAGCACCAGGTAGCTGACCAGCCGCGCCTCCAACCAATCGCCCCAAGTaccggggctggggctggggggagCCGGGCCGGGCACACCGGCTCCCATCCTCAATGCATCATCGCCTCAAACATCAGCCAGTTCCCAGCTCCGCCCGGGTACAGGGGGGGATGTAGACCGGGTGTAGAGACCGAGTCCCGGGCACGGCCGCCGCTTTCTGCCCCACCGCTTACAATCTGGACCCCTTATTCACTGTCTGTCCCACCCCGGCACTGTCCCACCGCTCACTGTTTACCCTGCCGGCTCTGTCCCACCCAGCGCTTTCCTTCCTGCCGTGACGACAGTCGCCCTGAATCCAACACTGGCTTGAAGGCATCCACGGACGAGGCGGCGTCAGTCCCGGACACTCCCTGCGCTCGCATTCCTCCGGAATGAACAATCCAACCTCTCAATaaaacctccaggttcaagaacagcttctccctgGCAACCACGGACTCCACAGCCACCACAGCCAC
The genomic region above belongs to Rhinoraja longicauda isolate Sanriku21f chromosome 13, sRhiLon1.1, whole genome shotgun sequence and contains:
- the tmem44 gene encoding LOW QUALITY PROTEIN: transmembrane protein 44 (The sequence of the model RefSeq protein was modified relative to this genomic sequence to represent the inferred CDS: inserted 1 base in 1 codon); its protein translation is MGAGVPGPAPPSPSPGTWGDWLEARLVSYLVLWAVSQLLWVTAHITVIYFRCKRSLWKHEPLSCVIYAFLGNVCNMLGALLANQLGIQVFTAAYMAAMDVLHFVLILFPDCGSRSRSGRSRRRRRRRETGTTLLLACLPFVVGTGCYLWPSPVGLVDVHGPGRRLLSSLPQDGTEVIGYALGVTAILIGWTSKIPLVIKVSRGKITECSQKTSLVFTILASVFYAVAILSQDKRAEFILRALPWLLIYLGGAAMDIAVLYLLFLLRDKDRRQQWGLEMVVEPDTISLLPPPGQQEAGAELHTDTQSTDWVPLNIPQNNRYLRKMAEIGHYLDLSIEPVQEIGFAVERLPGDGQICIERKSKMDGLLVYDPPMYPPLHVIQANMPSCSSSDATSISSELEQKYLEALNSEQWDFEXMPQQWKMSEKTEEKASSHSSGSAETITEERTSAILAQYEEEINRTGQRTKRSLLL